The genomic DNA aatccaaaagtaaaaaaacaaaaccaagaaaTGGACACTGCATTAtagtctgaatccaaatgtaaaaacagACACGTAGGAGGCGTTTGAGTGGTGGAAAAAAACGAAACCAAGAAATGGACACTGCAACTAAGCGtatgaatccaaatgtaaaaacagACACGTAGGAGGCGTGTGGGTGACAAAAAAAACGAAACTAGAAAATGGACACTACAACACAGCCTCTGAATTCAAACGTAAAAAATAGAACAGGAAGCGGACATTTCATTTAGtatctgaatccaaatgtaaaaatagACATGTAGGAGATGTGTAattgatgaaaaaaatgaaaccaaGAAATGGACAATGCAATGCAGcatttgaatccaaatgtaaaaacgGACACATAGGAGATGTGTgagtaatgaaaaaaaaacaaaactatgaaaTGAAGATTGGAACGCAATGTCTGAatccaaaagtaaaaaacaaaaccagaaaATGGACACTACATTTTAGTccgaatccaaatgtaaaaacgGACACATATGAAGCGTTTGAGTGGTGGAAAAAAACGAAACCAAGAAACGGACATTGCAATGTAGcttctgaatccaaatgtaaaaaacagaATTAGAAAACAAACATTGCATTACAGTGTCTGATCGGTATTTGACCtattccaaaataaataaataaatgtgaaaGTGAGTGTTGTTAAAGTAGATAACAGTTGTAGTGGcagattttgttattttttttattattttaaatgtatttatgtaTCACAGTACATGATTGacatatttataattaacataaatattgttgatattgtaatttttttattaatttatacaaaATCACTCTACTTTACCTTTTCTAGCATGAGTCAGATGCCACAACTTGTGGATCATGGCTTTCatgccataattttttttttttttttggcataatATTAGCTATGTATTGATTGTAATATTCTGTACATAATACCTTGTCCGGGAAAGAATTatttaattgaagaaaattattaAAGACAATTCCAccttctgttttctttacaaaaaGCATATCcatctattatatataaagcAGGCAGTGCGATGAACAATGGAATTTTGGGGTCACGCATGAGACAAAAATTTTGGTCTCACCCACTTTGACAAAAATAACTGGACCAAACTGCCCCTcagccaaaaaaattcaaaacttgcccaaaataatatatcaaattatGTAAGGGTAAGttggtaatttggtcatcataaaatataatataaatataaatggggagagataaaagaataaaaaatgaaagggaagagataaaataataaacaaatgacaaagttgatgATGCCCACATGATgaggaagaaaaatataataaaaaataagaaaatcatgaatgttgtgttcaaaacattttaagaggCACTTAACGtcagtgataaaaaaaataacgaaataaaaaaaaatattgaagcaattcacgcatataaatacatttaaaatgtctaAGTCGCgcagtgattcaaaaaatgccttTTTCACacagttgtttattaaaaattatttctcaatttttaaacacttaagaggTGCATAGtgccaattataaaaaatatctCTCACACGtccataataatgtgattcaattagttatcaaatgatcattttttttttttaccaaatgatgttatctacactaaggggagggagtggacttagggctggtttggtattgttgtgctttgaaaaaaaactatttctgatatgctatgagaataagcagctgtgaaataaaacagCATAGTGTTTGTTAAacctttttgtaaaagtgcttttgaaaaaaaaaaaaaaaaaagcagtattatagtatttggtaaacttttatgtaaaacagatgtgaaaaaaagtcagtttttcaaagctgggttttgccgcttcttgtttttggcttttttttcacccaaaactgtgaaaaaaaactgaagctgaatgtttatcaaatacaaaaacagctcccagctttttttgatatcggcttttttcaaaatcatctcaataccaaaccaggccttagccttacaatgggctagcaatcagttgtttattaaatattatttttttaatcttaatgtAAATCCAATAAAATGTAGATGAAAATTGAAACACCACTTTTATTAATATGGATTCAACTACTTTGATTAGTTAAAATACCGCTtttattaaatgtatttattattcatttccatctacattaataaatacatttaaaacatgtaaatcGCGCATAACACATCATGATTCAAAAAACATCTTTTGCATGCACGCGAGCGCGTGTATGGAGGCTAGTTTTCTATGAAAGGGATTCAAGTCAACAAAAgaatttcaataaaataatcaagtaattgcttcttttttttttttcgggcaAAAGTAATTGTATATTATGCCTGTCTGTCtgagaaattaaaaaaccaaaaaaaaaaaaaaaaaaaaaaaaaaggaaaaatgaagaaacaagATGGAAGTATTTGGAGGAGGTGGTAACTCATATGATTTCAATTGGCCAACAGTGAATAAAAGTCGTCTCCCTTCCAGCACTGATCGACGGTTTTTCTCTTCTCGAATTTACTCTCAGTACACCTTCCTTGCATCAATTGGCCAAGACAATGTGTGTGTCATTTACTTCAGAATTGAGACTCTTCTCGTAAAATagaacaatttaaaatatcacCTCTGAAAAACCCTAACTTTGTTTAAGattaaaataaatcaattttCTTAACTCACGCATAAATTCCTTTGTCTTCCTCTACGCCTCTGtatagaaaaagaagaaacataGTCCAATTATTTGTGAGGGGACAGAAGAAGCTTCATATCTGTTAGGGCCATTCAATCCCACTTGGAGAACTTGCCTAATTTTTATATGTATTAgatttctttcttctccttcccatGATTCCCAGTTGCAAAGCCATGCCTCCCTACATCTTCTTTATCCTCCTCAGCTCAATATTTCTTGATACAGAGGCCTCAAATGGAAACTGCACATCAATTAAGTGTACTCATGACGACGCTCCTGATATTCGGTTTCCTTTCCATGTAAGAGGCCAGCATTCCCAACATGGTGGTCACCATGGTTATGAGCTTCACTGCAACAACACCACTACCTTAATTCACTTCCCATCTTATGGCGATTTGGTTAGTGAAATCCATCTCATACGATGTCAGAAAACTCGATCTCATCAACCCCAAGAATTGCATCCGTCAAGTCTTTCTTAATCTCAATCTCTCCCTTACCCCATTTCGTTATTACTATTCTCTAAAAGAGTACTCTTATCTCAATTGCCCCGTTAGGCTTTCGCCTTCTTTCACACGAGTCCCCTGCCTTAGCAGCTCCGGCTATCATGTTTAAACTGTGGAGCCTTCTTTGTCTGTCCCAGATTCTTGCAAGGTAGTAAGAACGATTACGGTTCCTTTTAGGTATAGTCCTTATCTCTCGGATAGTAGCTTTGATCTCGGATTAACTTGGGACTTTCTTGGGCAACAAGATTGTGAAGCAAACGAAGTCCAAAGTATATCGCAGATTGAAACAGGCCAACAAACACCTGCTAAAGGTAGATTAATTACCAGACTCCATcgtcctttccttttctttcttttgatatttttatgttCTTAATGATCATTCTATAACTTGGTTTATAGTAAACATATTAACTCATTTGTTTTCATTGTAGTTGGAGGATATAAAATAATTCCGTCCAGAACAATGAAACGCCAGGTTATCGAGTGGGAACAAGGATGGAGCTATATGCAGGCAGGGATCACAAAGCTAAAGAGATTTATACAAGGATTATCGGAGCCTCAGTTTGGCACGGAAGATTATATGATGCTTTACGCAACTGTCTACAACATGTGTACTCAAAACCCGCCTTATGATTATTCTCAGCAGCTTTATGACAAATATCGGGAGACATTCCAGGACTAGATTACTTCAACAGTCTTGCCCTCCCTTAAAGAGAAGACGGCAAGTTTATGTTGCAGGAGTCTGTCAAAAGTTGGACAAACCGTAAAGTTATGGTTAGAAGGCTGTCGCGCTTCTTTCATTATCTTGATCGCTACTTCATCACTGACAGATCACTCGCGAACCTAAATGAAGTTGGACTTAACAGCTTCCGTGATTTGGTCTATCGAGAGACCAAAGTTGATGCCAGAGTTGTTGTAATTGGTCTTATAAATAAAGGGTGCGAAGGGGAGAAAATTGACAGAAACCTACTGAAGAGTGTGATCAATATATTTGTTGAAATTGGCATGGGACAAATGGATGCTTATGAAGAGGACTTTGAAGCGCATATGCTAACGAACACTGGAAAATACTATTCTCGTAAAGCATCAAGTTGGGTTTCGGAGGATCCTAATATGAATTACATGTTAAAGGCTGAGGAATGCTTGCGAAGGGAGAGGGCTAGAGTTTCTCATTACCTGCACTCAAGCGGTGAGCAGAAGCTAGTGTAGAAAGTCGAACATGAGCTGCTGGCGGTCTACGCAACTCAATTGAAGCATTCAGATTCTGGATCTGGTGCTTTGGCTAGAGATGACAATGTGGAGGGTCTGATTCTTTCTATATAGAAATGCCAAGCCGTTGCcaatgtaataatgtatttaAGCTGCAACGTTTCTGCAGATCGAATGTTTTCCTGCGCCAAGTTAATCAAACTATTGCCTATGATTTTTGCTACATAAAAAAACTGAAGAGAACTTCCCTTCCAAAGTAAATTTCCGACTTTGTATAGCTTCAATTTCGCTAAGTCCCTATTAACAGTACAGAAATTCAATGTGGGATTGCGTGGTCTCCTCATAGCGTATCCGTCACATCTGATTTTATTCTTGAACAATAACATGGGGTTAGGGATTTGGATGAAAGTTAATTAAGTTATCAAATGCAGAACTAGAGTTAATTATGTTATCAAATTGCAAAATGGCTCAAATTACATGGACTAAATGTGTAATTTGCTCTTTGCAGTCAAACAATATCCAAGGATCTATGTAGTCGCGTACAGTGAGGAGCATAtcttgttatacttaataagcacgttaggaagactaaatttttaaatcgaatttgcaaaccaaatgatatgtcatcaaTTCGAAATACGCACGTTAATTAACACttgagtaataatccaatcatcaataaccacatcatttgatttacaaaatttgatataaaaaattggtttctctagcattacccaatACTAAAATATGAATTTGGGTGAGGGTAAGCTAATTAGTAATAAATGAGttaaagatttttattttttattttttttgtaagatagattttatttataatcGAATGGGAATATTTACATCTTCtaccaaaaaattgaaaataaactcTGACCCAATATAGTTCCGTGAATTGCTCCCCAAGTTTAGGATACATAGAAAGCTATAGCATGCACAGCTTGGTTGCACTTTCGATTGGTGAACTTACATGAGACTGATTGGAGTCATTGGGCAAGGAGCCTAATGTCATGTACGATACTCTCAAGTATAGCATCATGCATGACATTAGGTTAGGTTAATAATGTTAGCAGTGACGTTTAATCTACTAACTCGAAAGCTTGTGACATTCTTAATTTAACTAGAGCATCAGGTGATAATGAATCTCTCATCACTTTAAATTATCCGTCAttcaaattttctgttaattACAAAACCGACGCTACCTAGTATCGTTAAAAGTAAAACTAAGAGATAATTAGTGAAAAGCCGGCCCCAATACAAACAATGGGGACTCAACTGAAACAAGCAGAAAACAACGAGGACTTGAAGGTAACAATGAAAACTACACGGACCATATTGAAATATCCTTATTTCTCTGTGGTATATGCAAATGGGTTTGGGCGTTTCTCTCCTCGAGCTCTTAGCTCTGCCTCTCATGGCGTCTGACAATCTGCTTGCTATCAAATGAGCTTCTGAAAAACTACCTCTCCTTTTGCTTCATTGGGATCCTCTTCGCAGTTCTCTCGTCACTTGCTATCCAATTACTTCTTTCAAATTACTTTGATCGGAGACCAAGATTGTTCCCAAATTCACAAGGACCGAAGTCGATTGCGGCCGAAAGGAGAAAAgcaaaccaaaaattttcacCGGCGAACAAGTCAAAGGTGAATTCCTTCTTCCCTTTCTGCTGCTTGTTCATAATTTCTGTtcatttacttttttaattttcggttaTTTTCCTCTTTTAATTCTTTAGGAATTATTAGTATTATAAATACAATCGAAGTGAACAGAATGCAATTGGATTTTAGAACACTTTATTTGAAAAGTAGGAAGTTAGAAACATGAGGAATATTTACTCAAGCTTTGAAAGCATAGGATTATCCAATTCCTCAgacatacaaaattaatttttttataaaacgaTCGATACATTATACGAACAAGAAAAACTCGAAAACCGTCGTGCTTAAGGTGTAATGAGGAGAGTAGTTGAGATGCTGCAGGGATACAGATGCCGATTTCtctataaaagaaaaatctgtCCAAATGTGTATATTATTTTTCAGTCATTGCTACCGGCACTGAGTTTAGTCCAATACCCCTTTGAATCGTTCCTCGTAAAGTCAACATCATAGCCCGTTCATGCTGAATATGTCGAAAATGGAAATCAAGGAGAGCTTTCAGTTGGGTTCTGTTGTTTGTATGCTGTTTTTGTCATCAAGGTTAGCTTACGGGGAAAAGGAATGCTATTATGGATTCAGAGTTTACTAGTTTAACATGTTAGCTTGTGGTTGTTATGAATTGATGAAAGGAGAACAATCTGATACAACATCCAAATTGTAAATTTTTAATCACTCAAGGTATCTTGCTTGATGGAAAAtcttgtgtgtgtttttttcaaTAGTTGGAGGATTTTAAATTTCTGGCAACAACAATGGGTTACCAAGTTATCGAGTGGGATCAAGGATGGGACTACGTACAGCAGGGGATCGCAAAGATGAACAGGATTATACAAGGATCATCAGAACCTCAGTTCACCTCAGAAGAATATATGAGCCTTTACACAACCATCTATAACATGTCTATTCAACAACCTCCTCATAATTATTCTCAGCAGCTTTATGAAAAGTATCAGGAGACAATTGAGGAATACATTTCTTCAACAGTGCTGCCGCCCCTAATGGAGAAGCATGATGAGTTTATGTTGCAGGAGTATGTCAAAAATTGGGTAAATTATAAAGTTATGTTTAGGTGGCTCTCACACTTCTTTGGTTTTCTTGATGACCATGGCATCACTCGGAATCAGACATCACTTCCTGGGCCGAATGAAGTTGTACTTAACTGCTTCCGTAATTTGGTTTATCAGAAGGTAAATGCTAATGTGAGATATTATGTACTTGGACTTATGCATAAAGAACGCGAGGGAGAGAAAATTGACAGAGAACTACTGAAGAATGTGataaatatatatgttgaaATTGAAATGGGAGAATTGGATGCGTATGAAAAGGACTTCGAAGAATACATGCTCATTGATACTCGCAAGTACTATTTGCATAAAGCATCAAGTTGGATTTTGGAGTACTCGTACGCAGATTACATGTTGAAGGTAGAGGAATGCTTGAGAAGGGAGAGGGATAGAGTTTCTTGTTACCTGCTTCCGAGCAGTCAGAAGAAGCTAATGGAGACGGTGAAACATTGCTTGGTGGTGGTTCATGGAAATCAACTGATTCAGAAGAAGCATTCTGTATCTGGATGTACTTTGCTCACGGTTGAAAATCTGGAGGAGCTTTCTAGGAAATTTATTGCTAATTTGGCATTGGAACGCTTGAGTCTCTGCTGAAGGTTCGCCCTTTGTTCGACAGGCAGAAGATGTAGCAATGATTGAGGATTGAGGTGAGTCGCACTGCAACAATTGACCTGTAgaaaaatggtaaaaaaatgTTCAGTTATTAGGAGTTTTACTTTCGGATATGCAGCAAACTGTGCGCTCCTTGTTTTGAGATCCTTTGACCCACGCTCTGATGTGTCATATAACTAACAACTTGGTGCCAAGTATGTTTTGTAATTGTTGTCACTGTGGCATTAAAATGAATGTTTCGATAACAATGGAAAACGTGGTTGATAAAATCGCTGCCGTTATGTCTTAGCTTTGCGTACTTGTGTTCAAGCATCAAATTGTAGTTTCAATGCAGCGTTTGAATCCAAATGTTAAAAAACAGAATCAAGAAATAGACATTGCTTCACAGTGTCAGAACATCTTCCCCAAATTCCCCCGTGCCCACCCACCCTCGACCCGTGTCcgtcccctcccccccccccccccccccctcccccaagGCAACCcaaaccttccttcaccacctCATTCTCACGGTCGCAAGTGACGCAGAGGGTCGGGACTCCCTCTCTCGCTCTTCCacattctttctctctctctccctcgaaccttcttcttcttctcccaaCACAGAAAGCAGAAAGCCACGATCTCCCTTCCTCCTCCTTCGGAGACGTCGTTCCCCTCCTAACTTTCTCTCGAATCTTCCCATCCAATCCAGCGACCAACCcctctttcttttctccctcTCTGCTTGTCCCTTGCGCTCACCACCAGTGCCAGCACCATCAGCTTGAGTTCGCACTCTACCTGCTCAAGCTTGCCCATTAGATCATACGACGGGCTCTTTCAAGCTGTCAAGATGCCAAGGGGGTCGAAGAGGATGCCGAATTGGTCCCCGTCTCTATCTTGGGCGTCGGTGAATTGAATGGTGAGGCTgtcgaggaagaggaagggtttCTCGAAAGGGTTTCCCGACTTGAACGACGTTGTATGATCT from Pyrus communis chromosome 17, drPyrComm1.1, whole genome shotgun sequence includes the following:
- the LOC137721916 gene encoding cullin-1-like, yielding MVRRLSRFFHYLDRYFITDRSLANLNEVGLNSFRDLVYRETKVDARVVVIGLINKGCEGEKIDRNLLKSVINIFVEIGMGQMDAYEEDFEAHMLTNTGKYYSRKASSWVSEDPNMNYMLKAEECLRRERARVSHYLHSSGEQKLV
- the LOC137722678 gene encoding cullin-1-like — translated: MGYQVIEWDQGWDYVQQGIAKMNRIIQGSSEPQFTSEEYMSLYTTIYNMSIQQPPHNYSQQLYEKYQETIEEYISSTVLPPLMEKHDEFMLQEYVKNWVNYKVMFRWLSHFFGFLDDHGITRNQTSLPGPNEVVLNCFRNLVYQKVNANVRYYVLGLMHKEREGEKIDRELLKNVINIYVEIEMGELDAYEKDFEEYMLIDTRKYYLHKASSWILEYSYADYMLKVEECLRRERDRVSCYLLPSSQKKLMETVKHCLVVVHGNQLIQKKHSVSGCTLLTVENLEELSRKFIANLALERLSLC